Within the Opitutaceae bacterium TAV5 genome, the region ACGGCACAATGCCCCCGTCACCCTCGAAGGCGAACCCGGCGCCATCCTCGACGGCAGTTACCCCGTCCGGATCGACTGGGAACCCGCCCCCGACATCGCTCCCGGTGTTTATCGCGCCACCGTCGCCGAACCGGTGCGGCTCGTCACGGTCGAGGGCCGCTCCATCACCATGCTGCGCGACGACTGGGTCCAGCCCGGCCGCGCCCGCCACGGCGCCGACTGGGAATACCCGACGCTCTTTCGCGACGGCATCGCCGGCTCCGGCTGGTCCGGCATCCGCGCGCTCTCCCTTTATCAGTTCAGGGAAAAACAACTCCTCCTCCGCCTCCATTCGCGCGCCGTTTCACCCGACGCGCCGCTTTCCGGCGAAGACACCTCCGTCGCCCTCGATCCCGATCCACGCGAGCTTGCCGTCACCGTCGGCCCGCCGCCCGACCGGCCGGTCGTCCTGATCGACGGCACCGACCGCTGCGTCGTGCGCGGCCTCACCTTGCGCAACGCCGCCACCGGCGTCCTCATCCGCAACTCCCTCGGTTCCGTTGTCGAGGATTGCGTGATCGGCCCGGCCGAGGAAGGCATCATCCTCGGCGCGCGCGCCGACCGCGCCACCCTCCGTTTCAACGAAATCTTCTGGAACCCCTGGGGTGAAAACCGTCCCAAGGCCCACGCGTCATGGGATCTCTGGACCGCCAACAAACGCGGCGGCTGGAGCGACAAGCACGGCATCAAGATCAACGGTTCCCTCGGAGGCCACCGCATCCACGACAACTTCATCCACCATCACTGGGACGGCATCAGCGTTTCCCCGGGCGACCGCGGCACCGACGGCGGCCTGCGCGTCCACCACAACCGCCTTTTCACGCTCGTCGACGACGGTTTCGAAACCAACGGCGCGCAGGAAGACTGCCACTGGAACGACAACCTCATCGACGGCGCCCTCTGCGCCATCCGCCTGAAGGCGCCGGACTACGGACCCTTTTACGTCTACCGGAACATCCTCCTGAACAACAAGGAGGACCTCCGCAACTTCGGCCGCAAGGACAACGTCCACCGCCGCGACCCCAGGACCGGCGAATGGAAAACCACCGTCACCGGCAAGGGTTCGCCGGAGATCCTGCCCGCCGTGGCCTATATCTACCACAACACCGGCACCTCTCCCGCGGCCGTCGTCTCCAACGCCGTTTACGGCATCGGCGTCCCCGACTACCATTATTTCAACAACCTCTTCTGGTGCGAAGTCTGGTGGCGCGGCGTGCCGAGGGCCAACCCCTCGATCCCGCCCAACTGGAAAGGCGACCACAATGTCTACACCCGCCGCGGCGACAATCCCGCCTGGGCCGGCGGCGAGAGCCAGGCGCACGCGCTCGGCATCGATCGTCACGGGATTTTCACTACCGGCGATCCCGGTTTTGCCGACATCGCCGCCGGCAACGTCTCGCTCCGCGCCGACAGCCCCGCCCGCGCCCGCGGCGCCGATCTCTCCGCCCTCTTCTCAAAACCCCTGCCCGGCTGCGAACCGGGCTACTTCACCGGTCCCGCGCCTGATGCCGGCGCGCTCGCCTATGGCCAGGCTCTCCCGCAAATCCCGCGCCCCCGCACTTCCATCGAAAACGAAAGCCCGCCCGCCGGCACGTGGCCCGACGCCGAAGCCGCTGCGGATCGTCCCGCGAAGGACTCAGCCCGAAGGTGATATTTTTGAAGGGCTTCAGCCTTGTTTTTCAATGCCGGATGTATACCTTGGAAACTCATGCGTGCACTCGAAGTCATAGAACAAATCAAGGCTCTTCCGGCCTCCGAACAGGCCACAGTGCTCGATTTTGTTCACCAATGGGAACGAGATGCCTCTGCCCACTCCAGCCCCCGCCTTATCGCCGAGCACAGTCGTGTCAGGCTGCTCGCTCCACTGCCCGCTGAAAACTTGCGTGCCGGGGAGATCGGCACTGTTGTCCATATATATGCCGGACATGAGGCGTATGAAGTGGAGTTCATCACGCAAGATGCGCGCTCCGTCATCAGCACTATCGATGCGCGGCAGATCGAACCGGTGGCAGCCGCATGAGACCTCCGTCCAGGCTACCCCACCCCGAAGCACTTCAGGTGATTCCCTGAAAAAGCACGGACGCACCCGGTCTGTCGTCGTCGAAAAAATCTCGGCATATGGAAAGAAATACGAGGTACGTTGCCATCTTGATTCCCCGGACGGACGAAATCCCTGTATCACGTCTGTGTGGATACAGGAAAATGAACACCCGCCACGCCTGATCACCGTGTTGCCGCGATAAACCTTTCCTTGCTTTTGCCATCTGAAGGCCTTGCACCGGAAAAACGGGAAAGATGCAGGCTAGCGAAGGGCTGTTTTTTCGACGGACCGGATGAGGATTCCGTGAGGGTCGGTAGTGGAGGCTGCACTCTGGAGGTGCAGGTAACTGATGCCGTCGAGCGTGGGAGCGATTTGGGAAAGGGGGTGCTTTTCGCCGTCATCGATCCGGAAGACAGCGGGAGGCGTCTGGCGGAAATTCCATTCGATGGTGAGGCGGTGCCAACGGCCGGAAGTGAGCGACGGGCATTTGTTGATGCGTCCGGCGGAATCGAGGTTGAGGACGAATTGTGAAAAGCGGGCGACGACGGGATCGGTGGGATTGAACCATCGGTCGACGAGCGCGATTTGCGTGCCGGCACTGCCGGGAGGCTGGCGCAGGTGAATCACAAGACGGCCGGCGTGAGCGGCCGGGAAATTCCAGACCGCGCCCTGTTTTTCCTCAATCAGGCGGGGGTCGGGATGACGGGCAATCTGCAGGACTTCGCTGGGTTCGCCGTCCGGATGCGGGATGAGCGCGGGGCCGGGTCGGCGGTTGGCGGAACAGTGGCCGGCGTAGCCATGCACGCTGCCGGCGCGACTCTTGAGATAGCTGTGAATGCTCCAGTCAACCAGACCGAGGGTGAAATCGTCGCGGCGATCGGTTTCCAGAAGCCAGTCGGGATCGAAGAGAAGGAGGCGGGCGGATTCGGGATGCTGTCCGAACGCCAGAAGCACCTTGCCACAGGGCAGCTCGACGGCCTGGGACTGGTGGACGCTCTTGTCCCGGGAGCCGTCATTGCCGCCACGACTGCGAAAATCGATGTCGTTGCGGCGGTCGTTGAGATGGAGTTCGCGAAATCCGCGCCAGGTCTTTCCGTCGTCGTCGGAGAGGGCCGCATGGATGGCGTCACGGTTGGTGAATACATCCTCCCAGATGCCGTCGATCACATCCTGACCGAGGCCGGGCTGGAGTGCGTGGTCCGGCTCGGGAAGCGGAGTGGTGTTGTTGAAGAAACAGAGGAGGCGCCCGTTCGAGAGGCGGAACAGAAGAGGGGTCGTGATCGTGCCATAAAAGCGGGAGGGCGCGGGAGGCGTCCAGGTGTCGCCCGCATCATCGGAAAAGGATTCCCAATAGCGGTCGTGCGCGGTGCGGATGAGCATGTGAAGACGTCCGTCCGAAAGTTCGGCGATGGTGGGTTCGGCTCCGCAGTTTTCCCAGCGAAGCCCTTCGTGAGGCCAGACCAGACCGGGGCCGGAAATCACCGGGAGGCAGACGTAACGCCAGGTGGCTCCATCGTCATCGGAGAGGTAAACGATGGCGTGTTGACGGCCGTTACCGCCGGCAGCAGTGGCCGCATGCACGGGGAAGAGCCAGCGTTTGCGGGAGCGAAGCGGAAGCGGCTGGCGCGGGGTAAGCATTCGGGGGAGGAGGTCGCCCACGCGCGTGGTGGCGAAAGGGCCGTCGGGGCCTTGTGCGGAGCGGTGGAGGTAGAGGCCGGGTGCCGGACAGTTGGCACGGATGCTGTGGAACTCCTCAAGGGTGACGGGACCGCCTTCGTGGCAAAAGAGGGTCAGCCAGTCTCCTGACCAGGGGCTGCGGACAGTGGCTCCTGGAGAAAGGGACGGAGAATCGTTCTCGACCCAGGAAAAGCCGTGGTCGGGGCTGGAGAGGTAGATATTGCGGACGGTGCCGCGGGCAAAGCTGCCACGGAAGCCGTAGTGCCGGATTTCGCCATCGGGCAGGAGCATGAGCTCGCGAATGGCGTTGGTCGGAGGGATGCCGACGATCTGCGGGGCGAAGACAGACCGGAGGCGGTCGAGCGAAGCCGGGGATGTTGTGTTTGTCATTTGGATACGAGATCAGTTTTCCGGTGAACGGTGCTCAAGGACAAGCCAGCCGTAACGGGAAGGCGCATGGGGCTTGGGGACGCTGAGACCGGGATCGGACCAGATAGTGAAGATTTTGCCGTCGGCGCCGTGATTCCAGCGGGCGAAGTTGGCGCGGATTTCCGGAGGGTATGGCAGGGCGGTTTCAGACAGGCCAAGTTCGCGGCGGAGCCAGATCCAGGGGAAATCGATTTCGAGTATCCAGCCCGGACCGGCAGCCTGGCGACCTCCGTGGGCGAGCAAACCGGGAACGCGCCGGAGCGTGAAGCGGATGCTTTCCACTGCGGAATCCATCGCAAGGCTTTCGACAAGGGTGGCTCCGGAGTTCCAGGAAAAATCGAGTTTTTGTGGCGTCCATGCGCGGAGGTCCGCGATGGAGCCGGCGGCGTTGATTTCGAGGCCGCGACCTTCAGCGACGCGGGGTTCGGGTCGGGCGAAAAATATCTCCACGCAATCGTCGCGAAAGGTTTCTCCGTCGTGCTGGCGGTCGGTGGCGGAGCGAATGTCCCGGTCTTCGCAGAGAAATTTTATGCGGAGCGAGGCGCCGGTATTGAGGAGGAGAACTTCGGTGGGTTCGAGCGGGGGCGTTTTCTGCGACCAGAAATCACGAAGACCGAGGCGAGCCGCCTGACTCCACTCTTCCGGATCGAGCGATCCGGTGATGAGTGGAACCGGCAAACGGGGCGATGGGTCAGCCACATTGGCGCTGGCAGTCAACAGCAAGGGAGCAATGGCAAGGCTGATGAAAAGCAGCCAGGCCAGATCCCGGCATTTGGCAAGATGAGCGGCACCGCATGATCGGCGAGGAATCATATCCGGAAACAGAATCAGATCTCATCGAGCTTGGACCATTTCCATGAAAAGTCCGATCCGGATGTTTTGCTTGTCGGTATCCAGGTTACGCTGCCACTCATCCGAAAAGCATGAAAGCCCTTGCCCTCATGATTGTTGGCAGAGGCGCCATCCAGGACCGGATCCCACCATTTGCAAAAATCGACTATCACCACGCGGCGCGGCGGCAGTTGAGAGAGCTGGGTGGGTTTCTCCTCGTCACTGTTGGCCGTGAAAGGGCCGCTTGTCGCCTGCAGGGACAGCCAGTAGGAAGTCTCCACCCGTGTTGTATTGTCGAGGTTGTATTGTTTGCGGCTGCGGTCTGCGGGGCATTGGAAAATCGTCGGCAACTCCGGTCTGGTCGCGGAAGACGTCGGCCTGCGCAAGTTCAGGTAGGGCAACAACAGTCCGAAATTGTAATAGCCACTGCCGCTATTGATCCACAGGTGTCCCATGCCCTTCTGCCCGTTACCGGTCGATGGTCCCCAATCCTTGTTGTCATTGCCATACATGACAAGGGCCTGCCCGATTGAGCGAACGTTGCTCAGGCAGGTGGTTTTGCGGGCGCTTTCACGGACTTTTCCGACGACCGGGATCATGATGCCGGCGAGGATGCCGATGATCGCGATGACCGTAAGGAGTTCGACCAGGGTAAAGGCACTCAGGGTGCCATTCATGCCGGACTTCCCGGCATGGGTGGAATTCGGGGTGTGATTTGTCTTTCGGGCTATCATGTCATTGTGCCTCCTGGGGGGGGATGGATGGGATTCTGTCTGGAAAAAATCTTTGGGTGGGCAGTTCTGTCATTCTCAAAGTTTTCCCCTTCGCGCTTCAAGTTGGGCGCGGATTTCGCGGGCGCGTTCTTCGGTGATGGGGAACCACCAGAGGAGAAAGAGGGCGATGATGGCGGAGGCGGAAGGGATGATGTAGAACCACCAGCGCATCGCATCGACGACACCGGCGGCCTGGGCGGAGCCGGAGGCGGCGTGGTAGCCGGTGACGGCCAGGACAAAACCCGCGAGAACGGCGGTCGCCGAGATGGAGAGCTTGGAGATCCATGCGGAAACGGCCCCGATGGCGCCTTCGCGGCGGAAGCCGGTGTTGAGTTCGTCGTCGTCACAGATGTCGGCCTTGATGGAGGAGATGAGCAACCAGAAACCGGAACCGGAGGGCATGGTAAAGGCCAGCACGACCAGACTGAGCCAGGGATTTTCCGGAGTGTAGAAGAGCCACTTGGCAAATCCGCTGATGACCAGCAGGATCAGGCAAAGGGCGAGCGTCTTGCGTTTCCCGATACGTTGGGAGAGGCGGTTGAGGAGGAAGACGGAGGCCAGGCCGATGACGAGGGCGACATTGCCGCCGACGCCGGCGAGGACACCTTGTTTGACGGTGTCGCCGTTGAAGAGATAATAGAGCCCGATGTAGAAGCCGAGATGGTTGACGGTGCGCCCTCCCACCACGGTGAAAAAGGTGATGAGCACCATCATGATGAAAGGCTTGTTTTTCAGTGTCATCCCGACCGATTTCAGGATGGGGATCTTGTCCTGGTTTTGGGCTTTCCTGAAAAACCGTTCGCGCAGAAAGATCACCGGGATGAGGCCGGAGAGGATGACGAGGATGCCGACACAGACGCCCATCCAGCGGGCGCCGGTGAGAGTGCTGCCTCCCCAGACCGGGAACTGGGTAAAGGCGTAGGTCCAGGGGACGACGAGGCCGACGGCGGTGCCCATGTAGGCCCGGATTTCCATGACGCGGGTGCGCTCGTTGTAGTCGGGCGTGAGTTCGTAGCCGAGAGCGGTCCAGGGAATCGTGAAAAAGGTCTGGAACGTGAAAAAGAGGATGGAGAAGGCCGTGAACCAGATGAAGACGCCGGTGGAAGAGAGGCCGCCAGGCACGAGCCAGAGCAGGGGAAAGGTGATGCCGGCGCCGAGCGCGCCGAAGAGCATGAAGGGGCGACGGCGGCCCCAGCGGGTGCGGGCGTTGTCGGAGAGGGCGCCGACGACGGGGTCGGTGATCGCATCCCAGAACCGCATGATGCCGATGGCCACGCCGAGCAGGCGCGGGTCCATGTGGAGCGCGATGTTGAAGATCGGGTTGGCATTGGACATCAGTGTGTCCGTGCCGATGTGGTCGGAAAAGTTGCCCATGCCGTAGGCGAGGCGCCGGGAAGGAGGCACCTTGTCCTCGGTAGCAGTGGGCCGGACCTTGTGGAAGAGTTTGGTGGACACGGAGGGCGGAGCGGGAGGGAAAAGCTGAAGGCTGAAGACTGAAGGTCTGCGGAGGAGAGGAGGCGTTGTTTGTCATCCGGGGGCAGTTTGAAAAACCACAGAGAGCACACAGAGACGCCCGAAGTCTTGTTTATTTCGGAGCGGTGTGCGTGATGGTCAGATTATCAAAAGCGTAGCCACTGCCGCCGCGCACCGTGGCGAGAATCATGAAACCAAGCGGTGTCCCGATCACGGATTCACCTTTGGCGGTTTTTGTGTTTTCGGTGATGTAAAAGGTGCAGGTCCACCGTTTCCACTGGCCGGGAGGGGGAGCGGGATCGGCGACGATGTTGATTTCGGACGGCGGGAGACGCTCGCTCCAGTCGTAAGTCGCGTCCTTGTTGGTATCGGACAGCAGGGAGATCACGAACCGGTTCTCCGGAAACGTGAGGTCGTCGAAACAGCCGACGTCGAAGCTCACGGTCCAGGTGCCGGGAGCAATGACCTTGCCGGGGAAATACCGGGCGATGCCGCGAGCGGCGGGAGCATCGCCGGTGTTGGCGCCCGACCAGAAATTGCCGCCGGCGGTGGCGCGAAGTTCCCCCTGGGTTTCGATGAAGCGATTGCCGATCGCGGACCACTTGCCGGCCACGCGTTGCCAGGACCCGCTCCCCAGAGCATCAACCGAATCCTGGATGAGCGGCGGGCTATCGGCTGCTCCGCAAAGCAGGCCGGGGAGCAGGGCAGTGGCGAAAAGGAGCAGGGAGCGGATGGTTGGCAATGAGTTCATCAAGGTATCGGGTTTGTCAGGATGGTATCGGGGCGGGGGGAGAGGGAGGCGTTAACCAGTCCCCCCCCTCCCCCCTTCTTTTCTTTTTTCACGCGTCCGGGCACGATCGGACCCCGCGGCGGCGGCGAATGCAGACGGCTGCGCCAAGGGCAGCGAGTCCGGCCAAGGCTGCGACCATGCCGGGCTCGGGGACGGGCGCTGTGTAGGTGATGGTGAGATTGTCGAAGGCGTAGCCGGAATCGTTGGGGACCGCCGATATGATCAGGAACCCGAGGGTGGAGCCGACGACCGAATCACCAGCCCGATTTTTAGTATCCTCGGTGATGGTGAAGGTATAGGTCCAGGTCTCCCATGTCATGGCCGCCGGTGTGGAAGCGGAGGTGATGGTAACGGCACTCGCCTCCAGTCGTTCGTTGTAAGCATAGGAACCGGCAGCCCCTTGAGTGTCGGCGAGCAGGTTGATTTCGAGACTGCTGACAAAGTTGGGGATGTATTCCGTGTCGAGACGCCCGATGTCGAAAGTCGCTGTGTAGGTGCCGACTTCCAGTGTCTTGCCGGAGAAATATTGGTAGATGCCACGGTTGGGAGTTCCCGACCCCGTCATGTTACCACCTATCCAGTAGTTTTCGCCTGCCGTCGGCGCAAGACCGCCTCTGTCCGTGTAAACATTGTTGTTCACAGACGTATTGGTAACCACGCGGGTCCAATCCGTGGTGTTTTCCACCGGATCGGTGACGACGGTGACGGGAGCGGCAGCGTGGAGCGAACCGGCAATAACGAGCGCAGGCAGAAGGCCGAGAGCTCGGGCAGGCAGGATGGTGTAGTTGTGCTTCATGGTGATGCGAGGTTGATGGTGGTGGTTAACAGGAACAGGAGGAGAAGGGGGGAGGGTCAGGGAGCTGGCTTGAGGACGCCGCTGATTATGCCGGCGCCGAAATTGGTCACGTAGATGCGGTCGGCGCGGCGCGGGTCGAAGGCGACGTTCATGGGACGCCAGAAGGGATACCCGGCAAGGCGTCGCCAGCTCTTGCCGTTGTCGTCGCTGAAGTGCAGGCCGTCGCCCGAACGCGCCCACGATGCGGCGTAGAGGTGGCCGGGGTGGCGAGGATCGATGGACACCGCGTAGGTGGGATTCGGGAAAATCGATTCCCAGCTTTGCCCGCCGTCGGTGCTGCGCCAGACGCCACCGTCCGTCGCATCGGGATCGGATGTCCTGGCCAAGGCGCTGAGGTATAAGGTGCGAGGATCGTGCGGATCGAGGGTAAGGGTGTTGGGAAACACGACACCGGGACGACGCCAGAGTTGCTGCCAGGTGAGTCCGTTGTCGGCGCTCGTGTAGAGGGCCCCCGGCAGGATGCCTTTGGGCGAATGGCGAATGGTCGTCAACGCATACAAACGGTCGCCGGCGGGCGTGCCGGTGATACGCAGGACGTTGAGGTTTTCCGGGAGGATGCCGTTGTTGCGTTGTTGCCAGGTACGTCCGTCGTTGTCGGAAAAATACGCGCCGTGACCCGGGACGGCGACCCAGAGATGGCGGGCACCGGCGGCGGAGCGCGGGTCGAGCCAGATGTCGGTGACGGAGCGTCCGGGGAGACCGTTGTTGACCTCTTTGGATTGCCAGGTTCGGCCTCCATCGGTGGAAAGCACCACGCCTCCGCGGTAATTACCCAGGTCGCGCTGGTATTTCCAGGTGGGGATGTCGTGCGTGGTGGAGGCGGCGGCCCAGAGCTTGTTTTTTACGTCGGGGTCGATGGCGAGGGCGTAGCTGTTCTGGTTCCAGGGATTTCCGGCTGTGTGTTGTTGCCAGAGGGTGCCGTCGCGGGTGGCGGACCAGCCGGAGAAATCGGTGGAGGCGATGTAACGGTGGTCGTAGTCGTGCGGATCGAAGTAGTAGTGCCACACGCTCATGATCTGGAGTCCGCCGCCAGGCTGGCCGGTGATCAGGCCGTCGGGAGCGTGGATCTGGCGCCAGGTGCGGCCCCGGTTTTTGCTGATGTAGAAACAGGCGTAGGTGGAGGCGAGGACGATGTCAGGATTCTGCGGATACACGGCGAGCCCGGAAACATGGCGCTGCCAGCCCCATTGCCGGGTGTTCCAGGAGGTGTTTTCGATGTTGTAGCCCGGTTGATCCGGGTGCTGGACAAGGGTGGGGCTCCATGTGTCGCCGCCATCGTCGCTGCGGTAGAGCATGGAAATGCCGGTGTCATGCGTGCTTGAGGGAAGCGGTCCGCGCATGACGAGATAGACGCATCGCGGGTCGCTCTCGCTCGTGGCGACTTGCAGGAACTCGGTGGGTTTGGAGGCGTCAACAAAAAGTCCGTCGCGGCCTCCGGGCCGCCAGGTGGCCCCGCCGTCATCCGACCGGTAAATGCCGCCGGAGAATTTTCCGGCCTCGTCGAAGTGCGTGGGAAAGGTCGCATAAAAAACGCCTTTCTCCTCGCTGCCAGCCATATCCACCGGATGGATACGGCTTTCGGCGGAGGAGGATGCGGCTGATCGCGGCAGCCCGGCGGTGACGGGCCGCCAGGCGCGCCCGTCGTCGTCGCTCAGGTAAATGCCGTTGGCCGCGGCGACAAGGACCCGACGGGGCGAAGTGTTGACGAAATGAATGGCGATGAGGTGCCCGCTGCCGGGGGGCAGATCGGAGAATCGCTCCCAGGTGTCGCCGCCGTCCGTCGTCCGGTAGAGACGGGCTCCCTGTTTTTTAACCGCTGCCGCGGAGGTTCCCGGATTAAAACCCGCGAAGCCGATCTTCGGTCGGGCATGGGAAAAAACAACGAGGCGGGGGGACTCCCGATGCCCCTCACGGGTGTCGTGCGCCTCCCAGGGACCGGGAATCGCGCGCCAGGTCGCCCCCGCGTCGTCGCTGCGCATGAAACCGAGCGTGCAACCGGTGAAGACGACACGTGCCTTGGCCGGATCGGGATCGGTAGCAAAACCCCAGATACGCTGTTGGGCGCTTTCCCGCACGTTGCTTTGAGTCAGCCTCCGCAGTTGATCGTAGGGAATCATCTCCCAGGTCACCCCGCTATTGGTGGTGCGGTAGGCACCGCCCATGTCCCCGGAGAGAAGGATGAGGTCGGGATTGTGCGGCGAGAAGACCGGCCCCCGGAACCGGCCTCCGCCACCGGGCCCGACAGGCGCCCAGTCGAAGAGCTGCCCCTGGGATTTTTCC harbors:
- a CDS encoding type II secretion protein, coding for MNGTLSAFTLVELLTVIAIIGILAGIMIPVVGKVRESARKTTCLSNVRSIGQALVMYGNDNKDWGPSTGNGQKGMGHLWINSGSGYYNFGLLLPYLNLRRPTSSATRPELPTIFQCPADRSRKQYNLDNTTRVETSYWLSLQATSGPFTANSDEEKPTQLSQLPPRRVVIVDFCKWWDPVLDGASANNHEGKGFHAFRMSGSVTWIPTSKTSGSDFSWKWSKLDEI
- a CDS encoding sodium:melibiose symporter produces the protein MSTKLFHKVRPTATEDKVPPSRRLAYGMGNFSDHIGTDTLMSNANPIFNIALHMDPRLLGVAIGIMRFWDAITDPVVGALSDNARTRWGRRRPFMLFGALGAGITFPLLWLVPGGLSSTGVFIWFTAFSILFFTFQTFFTIPWTALGYELTPDYNERTRVMEIRAYMGTAVGLVVPWTYAFTQFPVWGGSTLTGARWMGVCVGILVILSGLIPVIFLRERFFRKAQNQDKIPILKSVGMTLKNKPFIMMVLITFFTVVGGRTVNHLGFYIGLYYLFNGDTVKQGVLAGVGGNVALVIGLASVFLLNRLSQRIGKRKTLALCLILLVISGFAKWLFYTPENPWLSLVVLAFTMPSGSGFWLLISSIKADICDDDELNTGFRREGAIGAVSAWISKLSISATAVLAGFVLAVTGYHAASGSAQAAGVVDAMRWWFYIIPSASAIIALFLLWWFPITEERAREIRAQLEARRGKL
- a CDS encoding anchor protein, with the protein product MKHNYTILPARALGLLPALVIAGSLHAAAPVTVVTDPVENTTDWTRVVTNTSVNNNVYTDRGGLAPTAGENYWIGGNMTGSGTPNRGIYQYFSGKTLEVGTYTATFDIGRLDTEYIPNFVSSLEINLLADTQGAAGSYAYNERLEASAVTITSASTPAAMTWETWTYTFTITEDTKNRAGDSVVGSTLGFLIISAVPNDSGYAFDNLTITYTAPVPEPGMVAALAGLAALGAAVCIRRRRGVRSCPDA